From Candidatus Margulisiibacteriota bacterium:
CTTGGTCTGTCCGGCGGCATAGACTCCGCCGTGGTCTGCGCCCTGTGCGCGCAGGCTCTCGGCCCCGATAACGTATACACATTGTGTATGCCTTACAAAACTTCCAATCCTGAAAGCGCGGCGCATGCCCGCCTCTGCGCGGAAACTTACGGCGTTCATTATCAGGTCATCGACATCACGCCCCAGATCGACGCTTATTTTGACGCGACAGACGCGGCTGCTTCCGTCCTGCGCCGCGGCAATAAAATGGCGCGCGAAAGAATGACCATACTTTACGACCACTCGGCTAAACTAGGCGGCTTGGTCATCGGCACAAGTAATAAAACAGAACTCCTCCTCGGCTACGGCACGCAGCATGGCGACCTGGCCTCGGCGCTCAACCCTATCGGCGACATTTACAAAACGCAAATTTTTGAACTGGCGAAATTCCTGCAAGCGCCTGAGCCTATTCTAAAAAAAGCGCCTTCCGCCGATCTGTGGGCCGGCCAGTCCGACGAAGCGGAATTAGGCTACACTTACGCGCAGATCGACGA
This genomic window contains:
- a CDS encoding NAD+ synthase; this translates as MDAAQITAILTGFLREELRKTGLTKAALGLSGGIDSAVVCALCAQALGPDNVYTLCMPYKTSNPESAAHARLCAETYGVHYQVIDITPQIDAYFDATDAAASVLRRGNKMARERMTILYDHSAKLGGLVIGTSNKTELLLGYGTQHGDLASALNPIGDIYKTQIFELAKFLQAPEPILKKAPSADLWAGQSDEAELGYTYAQIDELLAELIEQRISERALKEKYAPVFVDKIIALVKKSQFKRRLPLIAKLSARTIDREFRYPRDWGV